A window of Otariodibacter oris genomic DNA:
GAACAACTTCAAGTGATTGAACAGTTACACGCTCAGCACCTAAATGTCCTGCCATTTTTTTACCTTTAAACACACGACCTGGAGTTTGGTTTTGACCAATAGAACCAAGTACACGATGTGATAAAGAGTTACCGTGAGTTGCATCTTGAGTACGGAAATTCCAGCGTTTAACACCACCAGCAAAACCTTTACCTTTTGATGTACCAGTAACATCTACTTTTTTAACATCTGTGAAGATGTCTACGTTGATTTCTTGACCTAAAGTGAATTCTTCACCTTCAGTACGAAATTCCCATAAACCGCGACCAGCTTCAACACCTGCTTTAACGAAATGACCTGCTTCAGGCTTAGTTACACGATTCGCTTTTTTCGAACCTGTTGTAACTTGAACTGCAGTATAGCCATCGTTTTCAAGAGTTTTAACCTGAGTCACACGGTTGGCTTCGATTTCGATTACAGTAACTGGAACTGAAACGCCATCTTCATTAAAGATGCGAGTCATTCCAACTTTACGACCGACTAAACCAATCATTGTAATAACCTCTTAATTAACCTAGGCTGATCTGCACGTCAACGCCGGCAGCCAAATCTAAACGCATTAACGCATCAACAGTTTTTTCTGTTGGCTCAACAATATCCACTAAACGTTTGTGGGTACGAATCTCATATTGATCACGTGCGTCTTTGTTAACGTGTGGTGAAATCAATACAGTGAAACGTTCTTTACGTGTTGGTAAAGGAATCGGACCACGAACTTGCGCCCCTGTACGTTTAGCTGTTTCTACGATCTCCGCTGTAGATTGATCAATTAAACGATGATCAAAAGCTTTCAAGCGGATACGGATTCTTTGGTTCTGCATTAGACCAGAGCTCCATTAATATTTAGCTAATAAAAAAACCGAACCACCACTTAAAAATACCTAAGGGGGCACAGTCATACCTTGTTATAGTCCTCTAATTGAGAACATTTTATGTATTACAAAATCTGTAATACCACCTAATAAATGATTACATTAGGAGACTATTAATTTAATAGTGTTTGGATTCTACAAGAATTCGATAAGTGAATCAAGCTATATTTAATCACTATATGTAAACATAAAAATTCTCAGCTACGTCATCACCCGCCAAATTTCTGGTTAAAATTTAACCCAAAAGGGATTTTTTTTACAATTTTTCGATATATCTCACAAAAAAACTAATCATTATTGATTGCAAATGTAATTTCATAAAGTAATTATCATTATCGAGGATATTTTCTCACCTAATTAACTTATTTATCCATAACCTATGAGGATTCTAATGACTTACATAGAAATGCAAACACAAGAAATTCGTAACTTACTTCTACCCATACTTGGTCAAACTACCGCAAAAACTTATTTTTCCTATTATGGAATATTCAAAGATTGCATCATGATAGGACTCTATAAAGAAGGATTATTCTATCTAAAAATTTCGGAAAAATTCTTTTCAGATTTAAATCAATACCAGGAGATTACCAGTTTATCAGATCCTAATATTAAACAATCAAGTAAATATTATTTTATGCCTAACATTATTCTAAATAATATAGAAAAACATAGTGATTGGTTCACTGATAGTTTTGCTGATATAAAACAAGCGAAAGATACATCTTATTTACAAAAAAGGAATAGAATCAGTTCATTGCCTAATATGAATTTAAATTTAGCAAGAACACTCAAAAAAGTGAACGTAATAACGAAAGAGGATTTAATTGACAAAGGGGAAGTTTGTATCTTTGTCGATCTGATCAAACTTGGTATAGACGTAGATCATATTATCTTGTTCAAACTATATGGAGCAATAAACAACCAATTTATTTATACCATGTCCACTAATATAAAGCTGCATCTACTGAAAGATGCAAATCAAGCCCTAAATCATGCGGGACTGAGAAAAAGGTTTAACATAAATTTATGATCCACATCACAAAATTTATAAAAAACAGAAGGGAATCTTTTGTATATCATTTCTTTATTATTTTGTGAGTGCTAACATTCCCTTGATTATTATTTATTAAATCTTAGGAGAAAATCATGGAATTTCGTATCGAAAAAGACACGATGGGCGAAGTTAAAGTACCAGCCAATCGCTATTGGGCAGCCCAAACTGAACGCTCTCGTAATAATTTTAAAATTGGACCTGAAGGTTCGATGCCTAAAGAAATTATTGAGGCATTTGGTTATCTGAAAAAAGCGGCGGCTTATGCAAACCATGATTTAGGCGTGCTTCCTGTAGACAAACGCGATCTGATTGCAACCGCTTGTGATGAAATCCTCGCAAATAAGTTAGAGGGAGAATTTCCACTCGTTATTTGGCAAACTGGTTCAGGTACACAATCTAACATGAATGTAAATGAAGTCGTTGCTAATCGTGCTCACGTTTTAAATGGCGGAAAATTAGGTGAAAAATCAATTATTCACCCTAATGATGATGTAAATAAATCTCAATCATCTAATGATACTTATCCAACCGCAATGCATATTGCTGCATACAAAAAAGTAGTGGAACATACACTTCCAGCAGTAAAACGTTTACAAAAAACATTAGCTGATAAATCAGAAGCATTTAAAGATGTTGTAAAAATCGGACGTACTCACTTAATGGATGCCACTCCATTAACTCTAGGACAAGAATTTTCAGCTTATGCAGCTCAGCTTTCTTTCGGCATTAAAGCCCTAGAACATACCCTACCTCATTTATCTGAATTAGCGCTAGGCGGTACTGCTGTTGGTACAGGATTAAATACACCACAAGGTTATGATGTAAAAGTTGCAGAATATATTGCTAAATTTACAGGTTTACCATTTGTAACTGCACAAAATAAATTTGAAGCTTTAGCTACTCATGATGCAATCGTAGAAACTCACGGAGCATTAAAACAATTAGCTGTTTCACTGTATAAAATTGCGAATGACGTTCGTTTATTAGCCTCTGGTCCTCGCTCTGGAATCGGTGAAATCTTAATTCCTGAAAATGAACCAGGTTCATCTATCATGCCAGGTAAAGTAAACCCAACACAATGTGAAGCAATGACAATGGTATGTGCACAAGTATTAGGTAATGATACAACTATCTCATTTGCGGGTACACAAGGACATTTCCAATTAAATGTATATAAACCTGTTATGGCATTTAATTTCCTACAATCAGCCCAATTGTTAGGCGATGCTTGTATTTCATTTGAAGAACACTGTGCATCAGGTATTGAACCAAACCATCCAAGAATCAAACAACAATTGGAACAATCTTTAATGTTAGTTACCGCGTTAAATACCCATATTGGTTATGAGAATGCGGCTAAGATAGCAAAAACTGCACATAAAAATGGTACAACATTAAAAGAAGAAGCTATTAATTTAGGCTTATTGACGGAAGAACAGTTTGATGAATGGGTCAGACCAGAAGATATGGTTGGTAGTCTAAAATAAAATTAATTACCAAATCTAACTACAGTGAGGGGATTTTATCTAATTTATAGATAAAATCCCCTCACTAAATATCAATAAAAAATCCTATAATTACACAAATATACACTATACTTTTTTACAATGAGTGTCTCAATTGCAGCCCTGTAGGTATATTGCCGCTAAATTCAAATTCTGCTTTATAAATTAGTACCCTAACTCCTTGCTGAATTGCCTGTTCTAATAATTCCGCATACTTTTTATCTATATGTTCAGCTACTTTAAAACTTGTAATACCTGAATGTAGAACCGCGAAGAAAATGACGGCTTGTTTGTTTTGGCTTGGTAATAATGCAAGTTCTCTTAAATGCTTTTGACCTCTCTCTGTTTTGGCATCAGGAAACAGCCCCTCCCCATTATCCGTCAATAATGTGGTCGATTTTACCTCCACAAAACAATCATTCATCCCCGATTGTTTCAATAAAAAATCAATACGGCTGTTCTCTTCCCCATACTTCTGTTCAGGTAAAATCTGCGTATATTCTGCTAACTCACTGATCCATCTATTTTCTAATGCCTCTGCTACCAATTGATTCGCTCTTTGAGTATTAACACAAATAAAATCTCCGTGGATTGTTTGAGTTAATTCCCAAGTATTCGGGTATTTTCTCTTCGGGTTATCAGAAGTCGAAAACCACACCGTATCTCCTTCATTGGCACAACCTGTCATCGCACCTGTATTGGGGCAATGAATCGTAACTGTTTCACCTGTGGGTAAAAGTATGTCTGCTAAAAAACGTTTATAACGACGAAGTAATGTTCCCTGTGATAAGGTTGGAAGTTGCATGATTCATAATCTTTATTGAAATAATAAAAAGCCACACTAATGGATGCATTAATGTGGCACAAAGTGAATTCAAAAATAATTATTTACCAAAACTATTTTTGATTTTTTGATCGGTATTATATTGAGACAAAGCGTAAACAGCCCAAATGGTTGCAGGAATCCAACCTAATAAGGTAATTTGTAAAATCAAACAGATAATTCCTGAGATTGGACGCCCAATGGTAAAAAAGGTTAACCATGGTAATAAAAAAGCGATTAATAAACGCATAATACTCCTTTCTAACTAATTAAAATCATTAGCTGTACAAAACAGCACTAAATTTTTACTATTTTTCCACATTTTTGTCAAAAGATAAAATAAAATCAAATTATGACAGATCGCCAAGATGTATTACAATCATATCGAATACACAAATCACCATAAGGCCAAGGCTAATAGAAGTTATGAAAAAACAGCCTATTTATCCATTAGCACAAGCAAAAGTATCGGATACTTTTGCTTCATCCGTGTTAAATTGGTATCAACAATACGGACGAAAACACCTTCCTTGGCAGCAAAATAAAACGCTTTATGGTGTTTGGCTTTCTGAAGTCATGCTACAACAAACTCAAGTAGCAACGGTGATTCCTTATTTTGAGCGTTTTATCACACGTTTTCCTACTATTACTGATCTCGCCAATGCATCTATTGATGAAGTTTTACATTTATGGACTGGACTTGGTTACTACGCTCGAGCAAGAAATTTGCATAAAGCTGCACAAATTGTGCGTGATAAACATAACGGTGAATTTCCCACACTATTTGAAGATGTTTTAACCTTATCCGGTATAGGCAGAAGTACAGCGGGAGCAATTTTATCCTCTGTTTTGAATGCTCCCCATCCTATTCTTGATGGAAATGTTAAGCGTGTACTCTCTCGCTATTTTGCTATTGAAGGATGGCCAGGTGAGAAAAAAATTGAAAATAAATTATGGGAACTGACCGCTTGTATCACTCCTACCACACAAGTTGCTGATTTTAACCAAGCCATGATGGATTTAGGCGCAATGATTTGCGTGAGATCTAAGCCAAAATGTACATTATGTCCCTTAGAAAAAGGGTGCCAA
This region includes:
- the sfsA gene encoding DNA/RNA nuclease SfsA, whose product is MQLPTLSQGTLLRRYKRFLADILLPTGETVTIHCPNTGAMTGCANEGDTVWFSTSDNPKRKYPNTWELTQTIHGDFICVNTQRANQLVAEALENRWISELAEYTQILPEQKYGEENSRIDFLLKQSGMNDCFVEVKSTTLLTDNGEGLFPDAKTERGQKHLRELALLPSQNKQAVIFFAVLHSGITSFKVAEHIDKKYAELLEQAIQQGVRVLIYKAEFEFSGNIPTGLQLRHSL
- a CDS encoding TfoX/Sxy family DNA transformation protein; its protein translation is MTYIEMQTQEIRNLLLPILGQTTAKTYFSYYGIFKDCIMIGLYKEGLFYLKISEKFFSDLNQYQEITSLSDPNIKQSSKYYFMPNIILNNIEKHSDWFTDSFADIKQAKDTSYLQKRNRISSLPNMNLNLARTLKKVNVITKEDLIDKGEVCIFVDLIKLGIDVDHIILFKLYGAINNQFIYTMSTNIKLHLLKDANQALNHAGLRKRFNINL
- the rpsJ gene encoding 30S ribosomal protein S10; its protein translation is MQNQRIRIRLKAFDHRLIDQSTAEIVETAKRTGAQVRGPIPLPTRKERFTVLISPHVNKDARDQYEIRTHKRLVDIVEPTEKTVDALMRLDLAAGVDVQISLG
- the fumC gene encoding class II fumarate hydratase; its protein translation is MEFRIEKDTMGEVKVPANRYWAAQTERSRNNFKIGPEGSMPKEIIEAFGYLKKAAAYANHDLGVLPVDKRDLIATACDEILANKLEGEFPLVIWQTGSGTQSNMNVNEVVANRAHVLNGGKLGEKSIIHPNDDVNKSQSSNDTYPTAMHIAAYKKVVEHTLPAVKRLQKTLADKSEAFKDVVKIGRTHLMDATPLTLGQEFSAYAAQLSFGIKALEHTLPHLSELALGGTAVGTGLNTPQGYDVKVAEYIAKFTGLPFVTAQNKFEALATHDAIVETHGALKQLAVSLYKIANDVRLLASGPRSGIGEILIPENEPGSSIMPGKVNPTQCEAMTMVCAQVLGNDTTISFAGTQGHFQLNVYKPVMAFNFLQSAQLLGDACISFEEHCASGIEPNHPRIKQQLEQSLMLVTALNTHIGYENAAKIAKTAHKNGTTLKEEAINLGLLTEEQFDEWVRPEDMVGSLK
- the mutY gene encoding A/G-specific adenine glycosylase; this translates as MKKQPIYPLAQAKVSDTFASSVLNWYQQYGRKHLPWQQNKTLYGVWLSEVMLQQTQVATVIPYFERFITRFPTITDLANASIDEVLHLWTGLGYYARARNLHKAAQIVRDKHNGEFPTLFEDVLTLSGIGRSTAGAILSSVLNAPHPILDGNVKRVLSRYFAIEGWPGEKKIENKLWELTACITPTTQVADFNQAMMDLGAMICVRSKPKCTLCPLEKGCQANAENAWQKYPTKKPKKALPIRQSYFLILQSGTKILLEKREDKGIWGGLFAFPQFTSLEELKRSDLVKNMKISQHLIAFRHTFSHFHLDIYPILFQTEVNECQENKGNYMASVSSNGEYWYDLQQPSEIGLATPVKRILDELVYNQQ
- the rplC gene encoding 50S ribosomal protein L3, which translates into the protein MIGLVGRKVGMTRIFNEDGVSVPVTVIEIEANRVTQVKTLENDGYTAVQVTTGSKKANRVTKPEAGHFVKAGVEAGRGLWEFRTEGEEFTLGQEINVDIFTDVKKVDVTGTSKGKGFAGGVKRWNFRTQDATHGNSLSHRVLGSIGQNQTPGRVFKGKKMAGHLGAERVTVQSLEVVRVDAERKLLLVKGSVPGATNSDVIVKPAVKA
- a CDS encoding YqaE/Pmp3 family membrane protein, translating into MRLLIAFLLPWLTFFTIGRPISGIICLILQITLLGWIPATIWAVYALSQYNTDQKIKNSFGK